One Halioglobus japonicus DNA segment encodes these proteins:
- a CDS encoding DUF748 domain-containing protein yields the protein MVRKAARVLISIYIAWIALSVFVVLPALNIVPAWYLKEHYDRDFSTDITLFNPFNISLEMHNATLLQPDGSDFAALDQATVNLSLATLASEGIVFDRIAIEGLEITLRQDSPGEFNFSDLLATEETSDTADSDLLGVTISELIFTAKRITLIDNAREEPFSTHYDGLDIAVKDLSTIAEDGKPYQINVTAEAGGSLRWEGNVSVPLAQSEGWLAINDLSLAAAWRFARPWLNFDLMDGRLSMEGNYQLSWRDDVAFEIAEGQAQLHSLALVPRDTAALADTSINLNQLDIGDVSVDSGTSAVTIGSISGQGLQVQGWSEGAQVSLADMFITSFPEVEASESAAADEANPWQVTLVQAALADSGIQWRSEYTDPPQMTIAPITASTGNIRWPFAGSSPASLALKVNGIASMQVQADLELASGGANIRYELAALPLTWFNPNLPAALKATITDGQLGVNGSVELEEFAPVRLNLDSQIEQFSGKIANEEEAITRWDSVRLKQLAVDLPKRQASLQQLFIHKYEGRVHIAEDGSINASKIWQEEVGEQAEEIAEELELDKPWDFSVPEILISGSAIDFKDESLPISFRTVIGQVDGQILNISSAPGAAADIDISGSVDGYAPVKLAGNAEPLTSPPNLDLLLTFDGVDLVMMTPYSGTYAGYAIERGLLNLKLQYKLVDGRIEGDNQVLVDQLKLGEKVDSDKAVDLPLELALALLTDINGVIDLQVPVEGDIDDPSFALGGVIANAFLNLITKAVTAPFTLLASLVGSEEDLQRLGYGAGSSELNQAGQVKLDQLAEALRQRPGLTLVVSGAIDPTADAERLQHQILVQELVSEGFDVQAIDRRDPAVVKAVKARYVATYGEPPEDMSLTDQYRQVLKSIPLPADALRNLAIARAAATKDYLVNQQGLPADRAVVEVTQNLGEETAYSGVLMDLAN from the coding sequence GTGGTAAGGAAAGCAGCGCGAGTACTGATAAGCATTTACATCGCCTGGATAGCCCTGTCCGTTTTTGTCGTTTTGCCAGCCCTGAACATTGTCCCCGCGTGGTACCTGAAAGAGCACTACGATCGCGATTTCAGCACCGACATCACGCTCTTCAACCCGTTCAATATCAGTCTCGAAATGCACAACGCCACGCTACTGCAGCCGGATGGCAGCGATTTTGCGGCCCTCGATCAGGCCACAGTCAATCTTTCCCTGGCAACCCTGGCCAGCGAGGGCATTGTCTTCGACCGGATAGCCATCGAAGGGCTGGAGATTACGCTGCGCCAGGACAGCCCCGGCGAGTTCAATTTCTCCGACCTGTTAGCCACCGAGGAAACCTCTGATACCGCCGACTCGGATCTGCTGGGCGTCACCATAAGTGAACTGATTTTTACTGCCAAACGCATTACCCTGATCGACAACGCCCGCGAAGAACCTTTCAGTACTCACTATGATGGCCTGGACATTGCTGTTAAGGATTTGTCCACCATCGCAGAGGATGGCAAGCCCTACCAGATCAACGTGACCGCTGAAGCAGGAGGTTCGCTGCGCTGGGAGGGCAACGTCTCGGTACCGCTGGCCCAAAGCGAGGGCTGGCTGGCCATTAACGACCTGAGCCTGGCCGCCGCCTGGCGTTTTGCACGGCCCTGGCTCAACTTTGACCTTATGGATGGTCGCCTCAGCATGGAGGGAAACTACCAGTTGTCCTGGCGGGATGACGTTGCCTTCGAGATTGCTGAGGGTCAGGCACAGCTTCACTCGCTGGCGCTGGTGCCACGCGATACTGCTGCGCTTGCCGACACCTCGATCAATTTGAATCAGCTGGACATTGGCGACGTCAGTGTCGACAGCGGCACAAGCGCCGTCACTATCGGCTCAATCAGCGGCCAGGGTCTGCAGGTTCAGGGCTGGAGTGAGGGCGCCCAGGTGAGCCTCGCGGACATGTTCATCACCTCGTTCCCGGAAGTGGAGGCTTCAGAAAGCGCCGCTGCCGATGAGGCCAACCCATGGCAAGTGACACTCGTGCAGGCAGCCCTGGCAGACAGCGGTATTCAATGGCGCTCGGAATACACCGACCCACCCCAGATGACCATAGCGCCGATCACCGCCAGCACCGGCAACATCCGCTGGCCCTTTGCGGGCAGCTCCCCCGCCAGCCTGGCACTGAAGGTGAATGGCATCGCCAGCATGCAGGTACAGGCGGATCTGGAGCTGGCCTCTGGCGGCGCCAATATCAGATATGAACTGGCTGCGCTGCCACTTACCTGGTTTAACCCCAACCTACCTGCGGCACTCAAGGCCACCATTACCGACGGCCAGCTGGGTGTGAACGGGTCGGTAGAGCTCGAGGAATTCGCGCCGGTTCGCCTGAACCTGGACAGTCAGATCGAACAATTTTCCGGCAAAATAGCCAACGAAGAAGAGGCGATTACCCGCTGGGATAGTGTGCGCCTCAAACAACTGGCCGTTGACCTGCCCAAGCGTCAGGCCAGCCTGCAACAACTCTTTATCCACAAGTACGAGGGGCGCGTGCATATTGCCGAGGATGGCAGTATTAACGCCTCCAAAATCTGGCAGGAAGAAGTGGGCGAACAGGCTGAGGAAATTGCCGAGGAACTGGAACTGGACAAGCCATGGGATTTCAGCGTGCCTGAGATCCTGATCTCCGGCAGTGCCATCGACTTTAAAGATGAATCACTGCCCATCTCCTTCCGCACGGTCATTGGCCAGGTTGACGGCCAGATTCTAAATATCAGCTCAGCACCCGGTGCAGCGGCAGACATTGACATCAGTGGCTCGGTCGACGGCTACGCCCCGGTGAAGCTCGCCGGCAACGCAGAACCCCTGACCTCACCACCCAACCTCGATCTACTGCTGACCTTCGATGGTGTTGACCTGGTGATGATGACGCCCTACTCCGGCACGTACGCCGGCTACGCGATCGAACGTGGCCTGCTCAACCTGAAGCTGCAGTACAAGCTGGTTGACGGACGTATCGAAGGCGACAACCAGGTGCTGGTGGATCAGTTGAAGCTGGGCGAGAAAGTTGACAGCGACAAGGCCGTCGATCTGCCGCTGGAGCTGGCATTGGCGCTGCTCACAGACATTAACGGTGTGATCGATTTACAGGTGCCGGTGGAAGGTGATATCGACGACCCCTCCTTTGCCCTGGGTGGCGTCATCGCCAACGCCTTTTTGAACCTCATCACCAAAGCCGTCACAGCGCCGTTCACCCTACTGGCCAGCCTCGTTGGCAGCGAAGAGGATTTACAGCGGCTGGGTTATGGCGCCGGCAGCAGCGAACTGAATCAGGCCGGCCAGGTCAAACTGGACCAACTGGCAGAAGCGCTGCGCCAGCGCCCCGGGTTAACCCTGGTAGTGTCCGGCGCCATCGACCCAACGGCCGATGCGGAGCGCCTGCAACACCAGATCCTCGTACAGGAACTGGTCAGCGAAGGCTTTGATGTACAGGCCATTGACCGGCGAGACCCTGCAGTGGTGAAAGCAGTCAAGGCACGCTATGTGGCCACTTACGGTGAGCCGCCGGAAGATATGAGCCTGACAGACCAGTATCGACAAGTTCTGAAGAGCATCCCGTTGCCGGCCGATGCGCTGCGCAATCTGGCCATCGCCCGGGCTGCGGCCACCAAAGACTATCTGGTTAACCAGCAAGGCCTGCCAGCGGACCGTGCGGTGGTCGAAGTCACCCAAAATCTCGGTGAGGAAACTGCCTACAGCGGCGTGCTGATGGACCTCGCCAACTGA
- a CDS encoding SprT-like domain-containing protein, producing MIEPIDQSRREQVLERTEHFIIEAEEALERPFDRIPVRFDLRGTTAGMFRADGRQREIRYNPWIFAKYWDVNLDGTVPHEVAHYIVHEVYGPRRVKPHGQEWQALMHYFGADPEVTFKLDLEDIPQRRQRTHPYRCDCRDHQISTTRHNRMLKGAGQYLCRYCNGPLRYAG from the coding sequence GTGATAGAACCCATTGATCAGAGTCGACGCGAACAGGTGCTGGAGCGCACCGAGCATTTCATTATTGAGGCCGAGGAGGCGCTGGAGCGCCCCTTCGACCGTATTCCTGTGCGCTTTGATTTGCGCGGGACTACTGCGGGTATGTTCCGGGCAGATGGTCGCCAGCGTGAGATCCGTTACAACCCCTGGATTTTCGCCAAGTACTGGGACGTGAACCTGGACGGTACGGTGCCCCACGAAGTGGCGCATTACATTGTTCATGAAGTCTATGGCCCGCGCAGGGTTAAGCCCCACGGCCAGGAATGGCAGGCACTGATGCATTATTTCGGGGCCGACCCGGAGGTGACATTCAAGCTGGATCTGGAGGACATTCCCCAGCGCCGCCAGCGCACCCATCCCTACCGCTGCGATTGCCGCGATCACCAGATATCGACAACGCGCCACAACCGCATGCTCAAGGGCGCTGGCCAGTATCTATGTCGCTACTGCAACGGACCCTTGCGTTACGCCGGCTGA
- a CDS encoding phosphotransferase, with amino-acid sequence MSAQDLDTSRLGQYLADTIPGLQSPLTAEKFAGGQSNPTFKLTAGDQSFVLRRKPPGELLKSAHAVDREFRVISALYNTDVPVPRTYTLCEDESVIGSMFYVMEYLEGRILWDPSLPDAKSKQERFEIFDSMNATMAALHNVDIDEVGLTDYGRPGNYFERQVNRWTKQYRASELEKIPEMDRLIDYLPANMPEDDGRLGLVHGDYRLDNLMFHPTENRTIALLDWELSTLGNPLADLANQCAAWLLPGMGGIQGLQGADRAALGIPSDEEYIEMYCERTGRKSIENWNFYIVFSLFRLAAILQGVAMRAHQGNASSKEAQARGAMVKPLAELTASLID; translated from the coding sequence ATGAGCGCACAAGATCTGGATACCTCCAGGCTGGGGCAATATCTCGCCGATACGATTCCGGGGCTGCAAAGCCCACTGACCGCAGAGAAATTCGCCGGCGGACAATCCAACCCCACCTTTAAACTCACCGCTGGTGACCAGAGCTTCGTACTGCGGCGCAAACCCCCGGGTGAGCTGCTCAAGTCGGCCCACGCGGTCGATCGCGAGTTTCGCGTCATCAGTGCCCTGTACAACACAGACGTGCCCGTGCCGCGCACCTATACCCTGTGCGAGGACGAGTCGGTTATTGGCTCCATGTTCTATGTCATGGAATACCTGGAAGGGCGCATCCTCTGGGATCCCTCCCTGCCCGACGCCAAAAGCAAACAGGAACGCTTTGAAATTTTCGACAGCATGAATGCCACTATGGCCGCCCTGCACAATGTCGACATCGACGAAGTGGGCCTGACCGATTACGGCCGGCCCGGCAATTATTTCGAGCGCCAGGTGAACCGGTGGACCAAGCAATACCGCGCCTCTGAACTCGAGAAAATTCCCGAGATGGACCGCCTGATCGACTATCTCCCGGCCAACATGCCCGAAGACGACGGGCGCCTGGGCCTGGTTCACGGTGACTATCGCCTCGACAACCTTATGTTCCATCCCACCGAGAATCGCACCATTGCATTGCTCGACTGGGAGCTGTCCACTCTGGGCAACCCGCTGGCCGACCTGGCCAACCAGTGTGCGGCCTGGCTGTTACCGGGTATGGGCGGCATCCAGGGGCTGCAGGGCGCGGATCGCGCCGCACTGGGTATTCCCTCGGACGAGGAATATATAGAAATGTACTGCGAGCGCACGGGCCGCAAGAGCATTGAGAACTGGAACTTCTATATCGTGTTCTCACTGTTCCGGCTTGCGGCCATTCTCCAGGGCGTTGCCATGCGCGCTCATCAGGGCAACGCATCCAGCAAGGAAGCGCAGGCCCGTGGCGCCATGGTCAAGCCACTCGCTGAACTCACCGCCTCTCTCATCGATTGA